CGGAGAGGTTCTCCAGCCTCTTCCTCTCGACGCGGTCGGTGGCGAGCTCGGACTCCTGGGTGTACAGCCGGGCGATGGAGTAGTAAAGCTCGAGGGCCGTCGCGGTCGGGATGCCCAGTTGGAGCACCCCGGCGTAGGCGTCCACCGCCGCCTGGAGGTCGCCCCGCTCTTCGGCCAGCCGACCGGCGAGGATGCCCACCTCGGGATCCTTGGGGACCAGATGGCGCAGCGTCTGGAGGACGGCGTCGGCCTGCTCGAAGCAGCGCCCGGCGATGTAGGCGCGGACGAGCATCTTCTGGGTTGATGTCCCGGCGGGGTCGCGTTCGGCGGCGGCCTCGGCGTACTGGACGGCTTGGGAGAAGTCTCCCGCGGCGAGGTGGATCCGGGCCAGGCCACTGTAGCTGCGTGGGTCGTCGGGCGCGGCGCGGGTCGCGGCCTCGTAGCCCCTCGCGGCCAGGGACGGCTCGCCCTCGCGCTCGTAGGCCAGCCCGATGTTGTACAGGGCGTCGGGGTCGTCCCTCCGGGAGCCCAGGACGGTCCGGTAGGAGTTCCTGGCGGCGACGTAATCGCCGGCGGCCAGGGCGTCGCCGCCCAGCCAGCGGTAGAGCTCCACCGGCGCCGTGGAGTAGGGCACCCGGTGGGTGCCGGCGGCGGCGGTGAGCTCCAACTCGCGCTGGGCGGCCTGGGAGTCCCCCGCTTCGTAGAGGCACCGGGCGAGGTGGTAGTGCGCGCGCGCCGGCAGAGGGTCGTACTCGAGCGCCTCCGAGCAGGCCAGAATCGCCCACCGTTGGCCCAGCGGTAGATTCTCGAAGCCCTTAACCGGCACGGCGGGCTGGTCGGGGAGCGGCAGCTCGATGGCGGGCTCGTAGCCCTCTCCCAAGTCCAGGGCCAGGGCGATGGACGCCGCGGCGTAGAAGCAGCCCGGGACCTTTGGGGCGCTCTGCAGAATCTTCGTCAATTGCTCCAGGGCCAGGATGTCGTTGCCCTCTGCCAGGGATAGCCAGGCCAGTCGGGGCCGCAGGCGGTAGGCGTCCTTGGGCGAGGTCTCCGTCCCCTCGGAGAGTATCGCCCGGGCCTTCTCCAGGTTGTCGAGGCCGATGCAGGTGTCGGCGAGGTTCACGTAACCGGA
Above is a window of bacterium DNA encoding:
- a CDS encoding tetratricopeptide repeat protein → MALEKKTKRLIIWCAAAFAALAATLIFVLTRREDPEPHLLTANVLLDEGFPDEALIEYETVLSLDPTNYEAAEGRLAALAGTYGLEAARNRLIADRDAHPDDPFYSFQLALYHAHHRDFYRAREQLKQAERLGLSRAWHAYGRGVIYSAAGQLADAAEEFTKAIDIDPGLGSGYVNLADTCIGLDNLEKARAILSEGTETSPKDAYRLRPRLAWLSLAEGNDILALEQLTKILQSAPKVPGCFYAAASIALALDLGEGYEPAIELPLPDQPAVPVKGFENLPLGQRWAILACSEALEYDPLPARAHYHLARCLYEAGDSQAAQRELELTAAAGTHRVPYSTAPVELYRWLGGDALAAGDYVAARNSYRTVLGSRRDDPDALYNIGLAYEREGEPSLAARGYEAATRAAPDDPRSYSGLARIHLAAGDFSQAVQYAEAAAERDPAGTSTQKMLVRAYIAGRCFEQADAVLQTLRHLVPKDPEVGILAGRLAEERGDLQAAVDAYAGVLQLGIPTATALELYYSIARLYTQESELATDRVERKRLENLSAQFTAEAANLKL